The Dehalococcoidales bacterium region GAATCAAGAATTTCAGACTCCGCAAGGTGTACTTCGGGTGGTGGACGGTACTTACCGGCGGCCTCATCGCCCTCTGGGGACACGGCTTTCACACTTATGGGTTCTCCGCTCTTTTCAAACCCATTTCTTCCGAGCTTGGTTTTAGCCGTACCGTGACGTCTGTCGCCGCCAGTATCGGCCGGTTTGAAGGCGGTATCGAGGCTCCCATAACAGGCTGGATTACCGACAGGTTCGGCCCTAGATGGATTGTAATTCTCGGTATCTTCTGCATATCTCTGGGCCTTATCCTGATGAAGTACGTCAACTCCCTGACAACCTTCTACATCTTCTGGGGAGTGTTGCTCGGGACGGGTACCAACATCGCACTGACTTTGCCGATGGATACCGCAATATCGAACTGGTTCATCAAGAAGCGCGGCCTGGCACTGAGCATCAAGTGGGTATTCTCCGGACTTTCCGGCGTGCTGGTGATGCCGCTCGTTACCTGGTTGATAACTGTTCAGGGTTGGCGTGATACCTGCTTCATTGGCGGACTGGTAATGGGGATTATCGGTCTACCCCTCGCCTGGTTCTTCCTGAAACAGCACCGACCGGAATACTACGGCCTATTGCCCGATGGTGCCCAGCCTGATGAGCAATCCTTAGATGCGGAGCAGATGATGCAGAAGGGTGTCGAATATGCCGCTGAAACTGGAGAGACAGAGTTCACCGTTCGGCAGGCCATGAAGACCCCCTCTTACTGGCTGTTGATATTAACGCAGATGTTCCACAGCCTTGTCATGCCGGTGATGAGTATCCATTGTATCCCTTTTCTTACCGATAGGGGAATCGACCCCGTCCAGGCTGCCGGCATGATGGCAATCTGGGTCACAGCGAGCATTCCAGCCAGGTTTCTCGGCGGACTTATTGCCGACAGGGTCAGTGTCAACCGCCTTCGCTTCATCATAGGTGGGTCGTATCTTCTGCAAGCCATCGGTGTGGCCATTTTCCTGCAGAACCCGACGACTACTACGATCTATGTCTGGTTTGTTCTCTACGGTATCGGACAGGGCATCCCAATGACGGTAAACCCCGTGATGAGAGCACGCTACTTTGGGAGGAAGAGCTTCGGTTCCATAGCGGGATTTTCCCGGATGTTCATGACACCTGTGGGCGTTATTGGTCCGGTTTATGCCGGCTGGATATATGACACTACCGGCAGTTACATGAACGCCTTCATACAGTTCGCTATAATGCTGGCCGCCTCTGCCTTGCTCTCGACATTAATAGTACCACCGAAGCCACCCGACAGGATTCACGACGTGCGCAACATTATGTAATATGCACCGGATGGTACTACAGAGAAGCCGGACGGAAACTACCCCGTTCAAATCAAGCTGATATATATTGGTCTCTGTTGACAAAGCCAGCCCCACCACCTAAAGTGTCCCGGTGCTGGTCTTGATATCAGTCGATGCCGGTCAGCGCATGAGCCAATACCCGAGAGAGGAGAGCTATGAAAGTAGATGAGGACAAGTGTACCGGCTGTCTCGAGTGTGTTGATTTCTGTCCGGTAGAGGCCATTAAGGAAGCCGATGTCGGTGGTACGGTGTATATTGACCAGGACGAGTGCGTGGAGTGTGGGGTCTGTCTGAGAGTGGGATGCTGCGAGTACGAGGCACTCTGGCAACCGGAGTTGGAATGGCCCCGAATCCTGAGGGCGCAGTTCAGCAATCCCGGCGTAGTCCACCCCAACACCGCCATCTACGGACGGGGCACCGACGAGTCCAAGACCAACGACGTAACCGGTCGCTACCCCCGGGGGGGTATCGGTATCGCCGCCGAGTTGGGCCGACCCGGCATCGGTACACGGCTGAGAGATGTCGAGACAGTAGCACGGGCAATACTCCCCCTGGGTGTGGAGTTCGAGAAAGACAACCCCACCTATTACCTCTTCGAGGACCTTGAGCAGGTCAGAATGCGGCCTGATGTCCTCGATGAACGAGTGCTTTCCGCTATCCTGGAGTTCAAGACCACCCGGGAAAAAGCCCCGGAAGTCCTGAAGACTCTTCACAGGGTCGCCGGAGAGGTAGACACCGCCATCAGTATCAATATCGGCTCCAAGCTCGAACCGGACGGCACCCTGCCCGCAGAGAAAGCAGCCATAGAGGCTGGTTTTCAACTCCGTCCCAACGGCAAGAGCAACCTGGGACTGGGACGACCTCTGGTCGAGTGATAGCAGGAGGAAAGCAGTGACACACACGAACCACCGTCAGGGTACCATAGAGAGTTTAAGCAAGGACTACGTGGTCTTTATCTATCCGGCAAACGGTATCAACGACGAGGGTGCCGGGCCAAAGGTAGAGCAGTTCCTGCAAATGGCGTACCGGCACGGCATGGTCAATGCGGGACCGGCGCGCACCGGGGACAGATTCATGGTGGACCCTGAGCGTGTGGTCAACAGGCCCGGGCGGGCAGGCAGCGCTTACGCCGTTTTCGATGATAAGGAGAGGGTGGTCACCTTCGTGAAGGACGTCATTAAGGCGGACTTCGGGATATCAATAATCGTCAGCGGGCTCTTTGACGAGGTCGACGATATCTGTGAGCAGGCAGGCATCAAGCGCCACACTGCGCAATGCTCTCTGGGCATCTGGGGACAGGTAGACAAGCTGCCCGCGGAGGCCATTCTGGATATTGCCACCATGTGCGGGCATGGCATGATTTCCTTTAACCTGGTGAAGCGGATGGCCGGCGAGGTCAGTAAAGGCCATACCTCTCTCGAAGAAGCCAGCCGCATCCTGGCCAGGCCCTGCTCCTGCGGAATATTCAATCCGAAGCGCGCTCAAGAACTCCTCAAGCAGATTATCGATAGCGGTACTATCGAGTAGGGGTCAACCAATGAGGGCCGGTATGAATCATCGACGTCTGCTCAACAACTCCGTAGCCACCAAGTGGACGTACTACGGCACGTGCCCGGTATTCGACTGAAGCGATAATATACTCCTTGCCAACCGATGCCTTCCACCGGCACCGGGTTCATATTTCTCACCGGCAGGAGTAGAATATATCCATAGCACGATATCCGGCGGTGGATGTCCGCTCCTGCATCAAACGCTGGTTACGGAGACAGACGTGAGCACTCTTTCTCGTTTCCACCCGATTATCACCCGGTGGTTCCTGGAGGAGGTCGGGCAGCCGACCGAGGTACAGGAAGATAGCTGGCAGAGGATTTCCGGTGGTGAGCACGTCCTCATTACGGCGCCAACCGGAAGCGGTAAAACGCTGGCCGCATTCCTCTGGGCAATTAACCAACTGGTGACCGGACAGTTTACCACCGGGCACACCAGTGTCCTGTACGTATCTCCCCTGAAAGCGCTCAACAATGACATCCAGCGAAACTTACTCGGGCCACTCGACGAACTTAGAAATTCCTTCCGGAAGTCGGAGATACCTTTCCCTGATATCCGCGTTCTGACCCGCAGCGGCGATACACCGCAGTCGGAACGGCACCAGATGCAGCGCCACCCGCCGGAAATCCTCATCACTACCCCGGAGAGTCTAAACCTCTTGCTCAGTTCCAATGGTGGCCGTTCAATCCTGAGGGGTCTTGCCACGGTAATCCTCGACGAAGTCCACGCCGTGTTCGGAAACAAGCGGGGCGTGCACCTGATGACGGCCGTGGAGCGACTCGTCCCGCTCAATGACGAATTCCAGCGTATTGCCCTATCGGCGACCATCCGCCCCCTGGAGACCGTGGCTGAGTTTATCGGCGGGTTCCGGGTCGAAGGGGACGCACATTCTCCACTTCACACACCACGGACTGTCTCCATCGTGCGCTCCGATACAACGAAACAGTACGACATTCGAGTGCGGTTCCCCGAAGAGGCGGTAGACCGTCAGGTACAGGATTCCATCTGGGAGCCGCTGGCGGAACAGTTCAAGGAAATTATCGGTAGAAACCGCTCGACGCTCCTATTCGCCAACGGCAGGAGGCTATGCGAAAAACTGGCGCTGATGCTCAATGAGGGGGAAGAGGCACCGATAGCATACGTGCACCACGGCTCCCTTTCCCGCGAGATACGCGCCGAAGTCGAGCGTAAGCTGAGAGAGGGTGAACTGCGAGCAGTGGTGGCAACCAACTCACTGGAGCTGGGTATCGATATCGGTTCGCTGGACGAGGTGATACTGGTACAATCGCCTCCCTCGGTCTCATCGGCAATTCAGCGTGTCGGCCGGGCCGGCCACCAGGTGGGTGAGGTCTGCCGGGGCGAGATATTCCCCACGCACCCTCAGGACCTGCTGGAAGCAGCGGTGCTCGCCTTGGCCATACCGGAACATGACATGGAACTCACCGGGCCTGTCCTGTGTCCTCTTGACGTGCTGGCACAGGTCATCGTCTCCATGGCAGGCATCGAGAAGTGGGACATCGATGAACTCTACATACAGGTTACCGCCAGCTACCCCTACCGGCACCTGAGCCGGGAGCAGTTCGACCTCGTCCTGAACATGCTGGCCGGACGCTACGCCGATGCCCGGATACGTGAACTGAAACCACGTATTTCCATTGACCGGCTCGACAACAGTGTGGTCGCCCGGAAAGGAGCTCTGCTGACACTGTACACCTCGGGCGGCGTGATACCAGACCGCGGCTATTTCCACCTCCGCCACCAGGAGACCGGCGCCCTCATCGGGGAGCTTGATGAGGAGTTTGTCTGGGAAGCATCGACCGGCCAGACATTTGCCCTGGGCACGCAGAACTGGAGAATCGACCGCGTCACGCATAATGACGTCTTCGTGCTTCCCGGCAACCCCAGGATAATGGCAACACCGTTCTGGAGGGGCGAGGAGAACTACCGCGACTTCCACTTCTCAGAGCGTATCGGCCAGTTCCTGGAAACTGCCAACAACAGTCTCGATGATGCTGCCTTTATCGATACGCTGCAACGTGACCACCGCATGGATTCCACTGCATCGGAGCAACTGGTTGCCTTCCTGAAGCGCCAGAAGGAGAGGACGGGCTGTGACCTTCCCCACCGACACCATATCGTAGTGGAGTCTGTCAGCACGGGGCCGGGTGGGGTGCCGGGGAACCAGCTCATACTGCATACCACCTGGGGTGGCCGGGTCAACCGTCCGTTTGCAATGGCGCTGGATGCTGCCTGGGATACCCGCTATGGTCAGCGACTGGAGATGTATACCGGCAACGATTGCATTGTGCTCCAGTTACCACATGATGTCGGTGGCGATGAGGTGCTCTCGCTGGTATCGAGCGCAACCGTCGAGCAACTGCTCAGGAAGCGACTGGAAGGCTCCGGGTTCTTCGGGGCCAGATTCCGCGAGTGCGCCGGGCGGTCATTGCTCCTGACGCGCGGCAAAATCGGCCAGAGAATGCCACTCTGGATGAACCGTATGCGCTCACAGAAGCTGCTCGATTCCGTTGTACGGTATGATGATTTCCCCATCCTGCTCGAAGCCTGGCGTACCTGCTTACAGGACGAATTCGACATGGAGAGTCTGCGGCAGGTGCTGGCAGAGCTTGAGTCAGGAGCAATTCAATGGTCGGAGGCGCATACTCTCTACCCGAGCCCGATGGCACAGAATGTCTCCTGGCGGCAGACCAACCAGTACGTCTACATGACCGACGAACCGACAGCGGGAACGACTTCCCGGCTGCGCAGCGACCTGCTCAACCACGTAGTCTTCACTCCCGGAATCCGTCCCGGCGTTGCCCGCGAGCCGGTAGCGCAGTTCGAGATGAAACGACAGCGACTCGCCCCGGGGTATTCACCGGAGACACCGCGAGAACTGGTGGACTGGGTCAAGGAACGGCTGCTGATTCCGGTACCGGAATGGGAGCGCCTGTTACAGGTAATGCACGACGACCACGATACTGATACCGATGAGTTGCTGGAGTCCCTCACCGAGAGGCTGGTACGAATCAGCCCACCGGCGGCTTCGGACGCACTGGTAACAGCCCTGGAAACACTGCCCGGAATCGCCCACGCCCTTTACGGAGAACAGAAGGTAGCAACAGGACCGCTTGTTGGCTCACATGCTGTACCGGCCGGCGGAGTTAGTATGGCCACCGGCATGATAGAAGACCTTGACGAAGTCCTGACCGAAGTACTGGGAGAGTGGTTCCAGTTCTACGGTCCGGTCACATATGATTTCGTCCAGGCCACGCTCGGCATCGAGAAGCAACGCCTGTCCCTGGCCCTGGAAGACCTGATTGACTCCCAGAAGGTAATCATGGGACCGCTGGTGACGGATAGCACCGATGAATGTATCTGCGATAGTGAGAACTTCGAGGTCCTGCTCAGGCTGGCTCGGGCAAGCGCCATCCCTGTCTTCGAACCACTGGATGTGGAGTGGCTGCCCCTCTTCCTGGCGCACCACCAGGGTGTTATCGACCCCGCTGATGATATCGAGGGCCTGTTCCGGTGCGTCGAACAGTTACTCTGCCTGCCGACACCGGCGGCTCTGTGGGAATCAGAAATCCTGCCGGCAAGACTGCACCCGTATTCCACCTCCTGGCTGGACAGCGCAATGCAGGAAGGCGACCTCCGCTGGGTGGGCAGTGAGAATCGTCGTGTAGCTTTCTGCTTTGAGCCTGACCTGGACCTGATGCAGGGAGACAGAGAGGATGCAACAGGCACGGAGGAGTCTCTGGACGAGGAATCCCGCCTGACCGACATATTCCCCAGGTCGGTAGGACGATACGATTTCTCGACACTGCGCGCGCTGTCCGGCTATCGCACCGACGAGTTGTCGAATGCGCTCTGGCAATCAGTGTGGCGAGGACGAGTCACCAATGATACTTTTGCGGCACTGCGTCGGGGAATCGAGAACCGCTTCAGAGTACCGAAGTTGACCGCTACTGCACCAGACCTCCGTCATCGCGGTCGACGGACCGGCGGCCGGGGCGGTTTCGCCAGGTGGAGAAGCTCTGTTCCCTTCGCGGGCAACTGGTTCCGGCTTCCTGCTCCCGAACCGGATGAAGACCTCCTTGAGACCGAGGAGCGGATGAAGGACCGGGCAAGACTCCTGCTGGACCGGTATGGAATCCTCTTCCGTGAGTTACCGGAGAGAGAGATGCCTGTTTTTCATTGGAGAAATGTCTTCCGCGCCCTGCGGTTGATGGAGCTTTCCGGGGAAGTGCTCGCCGGCTACTTCTTCCACGGCATCCCCGGGCCGCAGTTCATCTCACACCAGGCTTTTCACCGTCTGCAGCGGAGACTGCCGGAAGATGCCGTCTACTGGATAAACGCGACCGACCCGGCATCCCTGTGTGGGGTCCAACTTGAAGCGATCAGGGGGTCTCTACCCAGGCGCATTGCCGGCACACACCTTGTCTACCGGGGTACCAGGCTGGTAGCAATATCAGGGCGGAACGGCCGGACTCTAATCTTCAAGGTTCTGCCCGACGACCCGCACCTGCCGGAGTACCTGAGCCCGCTGCGCCACCTGCTGACACGACAGTTTCAGCCGGTACGCCGGATTACCATCGAGACCATCAACGACGAGGAAGCGGCGCGCAGCCCGTATATCGATGTACTCCGGACAGCCTTCGATGTTGCCATCGACTACAAGAACGTGATACTCTACCGGAAGGCGGGCCAGGTGCAGCAAGACGCAGAACAAGTTTAGACACAGGACGTACAGGACTCTCCGGACCTTGATTTCCAGAATACAGGGGGATATCCGTGACAAGCCACTTCCTTTCCGGTGAAAAACTGTACCAGGATGTGGTGGCGTACTCCTCCTTCGGCGACCACCGGACGGCAACCGATGGTGAGGAGAAGACTACGGACTGGATGGCAGAGCGGCTGACGGCATGCGGTCTCGATGTCAGTTTCCAGACCTTCTCCCAGGAGACCTACTTCGTCGATAACACCAACCTGACTGTCGACGGTAAGGAGATGGGCTGCTTCCCACTGTGGCCGCCCACATGGACCGGCCAGACACCCGTTCGGGGTCGACTTGTAGCTACCGATACCGGCCATGATATTCCGGAGGGGAGTATTGTGCTCCTCAAACCGTCCTTCAGCTACGGTGCGCCAGCCTTTTCCAACGAGGGGGATAATTCTGCTATTCGTGCGGCTGCCGGGGCAGGGGCAATTGCAGCAGTTGTCATCGGCAATGGGCCATCGGACGGAATGCATGCCTACAATACCCCCGTAGAGACAGCGCGCCGGCCGATTCCGGTGGTACTTACTCCAAAGCGAAATGAGGCTGTCCTGGTCAAGGCCGCAGAAAGACATGCCGAGGTATCCCTGCTCCTGGACGGGACTGATATTCCGAACGCACAGCCGAGAAACATAATCGCAAAGCTTAACCGCGGCGATGACATTATCGTTATATCCACGCCCAAGAGTGGTTGGTTCACCTGCGCCGGCGAGCGCGGCCCCGGTGTTGCGCTGTCCCTGGCCCTGGCACGGTGGGCGAGTGAACGCAACTCCAATGTGAGCTACCTGTTCGACGCCAACACCGGCCATGAGACCGGCGGCACCGGTATAATGCGATTCATCGAGGAACTGGCCCCATCACCTGACAGGACGCTGGCCTGGATACACCTTGGCGCCAATATTGCCACCTGGGACTGGGAGGAAACTACCGGTGACCTTGTGAAACGGGCACGACCGGAGGACTATCGAGTGGTCTGCAGTAGCGAAGAGCTCCTGCCCCTGCTCAATACCGCCCTGGCGGAACTACCCGGACTGGAACCGCGTGCAGGCCGGGGGATAGGTGAAATGAGGGAAGTTATCCGCATGGGGTACCGGGGATTCGGGGTCAATGGCGGGCCGTACCGGTACTTCCACACGCCGGAAGACGTACCGGAAGTCGGGACCGCCCCCGAACTCCTCGAACCGATGGCTGCGGCACTGGTCAGGGCACTGGAATTGCTGGAATCTGAGGTGAAATCACAGACGTGACCCCGGAGGGAGTCAAAATAATGCCAGATACCTGCTCCCGACCTGGCAGCATAGAAGAGCTACCCTGCAACCCTTCCCATCACCGTACTATTATCTCACTCCGCTCCGGTCCCACCGAGATATAGCGCACCGGTTTCTCCAGGTGCTCCTCGATATACTCTACGTAGCGCTGTGCGTTCGCCGGAAGACCGTCATAGGTACGAATGCCGGTTATATCTTCATCCCATCCCGGCAGTTCCTCATACACGGGCTTCGCCTCGTAAAGCAGCGGTGTCAGGGGAAATTCCGTCTCGATATTACCCCTGATTTCGTAGCCCACGCAGACCTTGAGCACCGGCTCAGACGAAAGGATGTCCAGCTTGGTCAGGGCGATTTCATCAACCTGCTGGACCTGCACTCCGAACTCCGAGGCTACCAGGTCGAGGTGCCCGGTCCGTCGCGGTCTACCGGTGGCGGCGCCGTACTCGCCCCCACCTTTCTCCCGCAAACGAAGACCGACTTCATCATCCAACTCGGTGACGAACGGGCCTTCACCGACACAGGTCGAAAAGGCCTTGACGACACCGATGACATTGTCTATCGGGCGACTGAACAGCCCCGCCCCGATGGGTGCAAACGCTGTCAGGGGTGAGGACGAGGTAGTCATCGGGTAGATGCCGTAGTGGATATCCCTGAGTGCTCCCAGTTGTC contains the following coding sequences:
- a CDS encoding MFS transporter; protein product: MVVAEEDLLSRIKNFRLRKVYFGWWTVLTGGLIALWGHGFHTYGFSALFKPISSELGFSRTVTSVAASIGRFEGGIEAPITGWITDRFGPRWIVILGIFCISLGLILMKYVNSLTTFYIFWGVLLGTGTNIALTLPMDTAISNWFIKKRGLALSIKWVFSGLSGVLVMPLVTWLITVQGWRDTCFIGGLVMGIIGLPLAWFFLKQHRPEYYGLLPDGAQPDEQSLDAEQMMQKGVEYAAETGETEFTVRQAMKTPSYWLLILTQMFHSLVMPVMSIHCIPFLTDRGIDPVQAAGMMAIWVTASIPARFLGGLIADRVSVNRLRFIIGGSYLLQAIGVAIFLQNPTTTTIYVWFVLYGIGQGIPMTVNPVMRARYFGRKSFGSIAGFSRMFMTPVGVIGPVYAGWIYDTTGSYMNAFIQFAIMLAASALLSTLIVPPKPPDRIHDVRNIM
- a CDS encoding ferredoxin family protein, which translates into the protein MKVDEDKCTGCLECVDFCPVEAIKEADVGGTVYIDQDECVECGVCLRVGCCEYEALWQPELEWPRILRAQFSNPGVVHPNTAIYGRGTDESKTNDVTGRYPRGGIGIAAELGRPGIGTRLRDVETVARAILPLGVEFEKDNPTYYLFEDLEQVRMRPDVLDERVLSAILEFKTTREKAPEVLKTLHRVAGEVDTAISINIGSKLEPDGTLPAEKAAIEAGFQLRPNGKSNLGLGRPLVE
- a CDS encoding DEAD/DEAH box helicase is translated as MSTLSRFHPIITRWFLEEVGQPTEVQEDSWQRISGGEHVLITAPTGSGKTLAAFLWAINQLVTGQFTTGHTSVLYVSPLKALNNDIQRNLLGPLDELRNSFRKSEIPFPDIRVLTRSGDTPQSERHQMQRHPPEILITTPESLNLLLSSNGGRSILRGLATVILDEVHAVFGNKRGVHLMTAVERLVPLNDEFQRIALSATIRPLETVAEFIGGFRVEGDAHSPLHTPRTVSIVRSDTTKQYDIRVRFPEEAVDRQVQDSIWEPLAEQFKEIIGRNRSTLLFANGRRLCEKLALMLNEGEEAPIAYVHHGSLSREIRAEVERKLREGELRAVVATNSLELGIDIGSLDEVILVQSPPSVSSAIQRVGRAGHQVGEVCRGEIFPTHPQDLLEAAVLALAIPEHDMELTGPVLCPLDVLAQVIVSMAGIEKWDIDELYIQVTASYPYRHLSREQFDLVLNMLAGRYADARIRELKPRISIDRLDNSVVARKGALLTLYTSGGVIPDRGYFHLRHQETGALIGELDEEFVWEASTGQTFALGTQNWRIDRVTHNDVFVLPGNPRIMATPFWRGEENYRDFHFSERIGQFLETANNSLDDAAFIDTLQRDHRMDSTASEQLVAFLKRQKERTGCDLPHRHHIVVESVSTGPGGVPGNQLILHTTWGGRVNRPFAMALDAAWDTRYGQRLEMYTGNDCIVLQLPHDVGGDEVLSLVSSATVEQLLRKRLEGSGFFGARFRECAGRSLLLTRGKIGQRMPLWMNRMRSQKLLDSVVRYDDFPILLEAWRTCLQDEFDMESLRQVLAELESGAIQWSEAHTLYPSPMAQNVSWRQTNQYVYMTDEPTAGTTSRLRSDLLNHVVFTPGIRPGVAREPVAQFEMKRQRLAPGYSPETPRELVDWVKERLLIPVPEWERLLQVMHDDHDTDTDELLESLTERLVRISPPAASDALVTALETLPGIAHALYGEQKVATGPLVGSHAVPAGGVSMATGMIEDLDEVLTEVLGEWFQFYGPVTYDFVQATLGIEKQRLSLALEDLIDSQKVIMGPLVTDSTDECICDSENFEVLLRLARASAIPVFEPLDVEWLPLFLAHHQGVIDPADDIEGLFRCVEQLLCLPTPAALWESEILPARLHPYSTSWLDSAMQEGDLRWVGSENRRVAFCFEPDLDLMQGDREDATGTEESLDEESRLTDIFPRSVGRYDFSTLRALSGYRTDELSNALWQSVWRGRVTNDTFAALRRGIENRFRVPKLTATAPDLRHRGRRTGGRGGFARWRSSVPFAGNWFRLPAPEPDEDLLETEERMKDRARLLLDRYGILFRELPEREMPVFHWRNVFRALRLMELSGEVLAGYFFHGIPGPQFISHQAFHRLQRRLPEDAVYWINATDPASLCGVQLEAIRGSLPRRIAGTHLVYRGTRLVAISGRNGRTLIFKVLPDDPHLPEYLSPLRHLLTRQFQPVRRITIETINDEEAARSPYIDVLRTAFDVAIDYKNVILYRKAGQVQQDAEQV